A window of Micromonospora sp. WMMC415 genomic DNA:
ACGATTTCGTGGCCGCGCACGTCGAGCGGGCCACCGCGCTCGCCGACGCGGTCGGCCTGCGCCCGGACGCGCCCGCCCGGACGGTGGTCCCGCTGGGGATCGCCGCGCTGGGCCGCGCCGCCCGCCGGTCCCTGCAGGCCGGCGAGCCGGCGATGGCCGTCGAGTACGCGGAACGCGCCGCCGAACTGGCCCGTGGCGCCGTACCGGCGGCCGACCGGGTGGTGCACGCGCGGGCACTGCTCCAGATCGGCCGTCCGGCCGACGCGCTCGCCTCCGCCGAGAAGATCGCCGCCAACGCGGGCGACGAGGCGGCGACCCGGGCCAGCGCCCTGCTCCTCGCCGGCCAGGCGCACCAGACGATGGGCGACCACGGCCGGGCGGTGGCCTGCTGGCAGGAGGCGTTGCAGGTGGCCACCGCGCACGGGCAGCCGACGCTGCGCGCCTCGGCGATGCGCCGCCTCGGCATGGCCGACTTCATCGCCGGCCGGCTCGGCCAGGCGAGCAGCCGGCTCGCCGCGTCGTACCAGGTCAGCCTGTCGGTGCAGGACCGCCGCGGGCAGGCCTGGTCGTTGCAGAACCTGGCCTGGGTCACCACCACCCGGGGGGACTTCGCCGGCACCGACGCCGTGCTGAGCCGGGCCGCCCGGCTGTTCGCCGAGCTGAAGGACCCGTACGGGAGGGCCTGGCTGCGCGGCACGACCGCGTTCGCCCGGCTGCTCGCCGGCCGGCTGCGGGAGGCCTGCCGGCTGGCGCAGGTCTTCCTGCCCTTCGGGGAGCGGGTCGGCGAGGAGTGGGCGGTGGGCACGCTGCGCGGGGTGGAGGCGTTCGCCACCGCCGAGCTCGGCGACCTGGCGGAGGCGGACCGGTTGGCCCGGCGCGCGTACCGGGACTTCGCCGCCGTCTCCGACGAGTGGGGGCGTGGCTTCGCGCTGGTGGTGCGGGGCGTCATCGCGCGGAGCCTGGGCGAGCCGGAGCACGCCGCCGACCTGCTCACCGACGCGCTGGGGTTCGCCAACCGCACCTCGCACCCGTTGCTCACCGGCATGGCGGGCACGCTGCGCGGGTTCGTGGCACTGGACATGGGCGCCCACGACCTCGCCGAGCGGGACGCCCGCGCCGTCCTGACCGCCGTCGAGCCGCACAACCCGCAGGCTCCCGCCCAGGTGGCGCCGCGGGTGCTGCTGGCCACCGCGCGGCTCGCCGCCGGTGATCCGGCCACCGCCGTCGGGCTGCTCGCCCCGGTCGCCACGGCCGCGCTCAACGCGCCGTCGCTGCTCTTCTCCCGCCGCCAGACGCTGGCCCGGTACGCGTCCGCCCTGCTCGCGCACGGCCAGCGGGAGCAGGCGCTGGACTGGGCGCGGCGGGCCGTCGCCGCCCCGGCGGAGGACGTGCGCAGCCAGGTGATCGCGGCCAGCGTCCTCGCCGAGGCGCTCGCCGCCTGCGGCCGTCCCGTCGAGGCGCTGGCCAGCGCGGAGGAGGCGGTCCGCCTGGCGTACGCCACCGAGCAGCGCAGCGAACGCCGCAACGCCGACGCGCTCCGCGCCCGCCTCACGATCTGAGCGCCGCCGCCGCCCGAGCCGGGCTGCCGTGTGGCACAGGTTTTGACGGTTTCGCCGATGTGGATGTCGGGGGCGGTCGTTAGCGTGTGGGGGCCGGACGCGGGGCACGACCGCGCCGGCCGGGGAGGGGTCCGATGAAGCTGCCGCGTTCCGCCGCCGGCTGGACGATCGCGGTCTTTGGCGTGCTCGCGCTGGTCATGGGCGCGGTCGGGCTGATCTGGCCGGAGGCGCTGCTGCGGCTGCTCGGCTTCGAGGTGCCCGCGTCGCGGGCGGCCGGTGACTACACCGGCACCTTCCTGACGGCGTCCTCGATGGCCTCGTTCAACATGGGGGTCTACTACCTGCTCGCCACCGCGACCGAGTGGCGGCCCTTCTACCGGTTCACCGTCTGGTTCCGGCTGGTCACCTTCACCGTGTTCACCATCGCGGTGCTGGCCGACGTCGCGCCGGGCCGGTTCTTCGGGGTGGCCGCCTGGGAGGGGCTGGGCGCGCTGGCGACCGCCGCCGGCCTCTGGTGGGACGCCCGCCGGGGTGGCGCCGCATCGACGGCCGCCACCGCCACGACGCCCGCTGATCGGGCCGCGCCGCCGTCCGCGGCGGACGCGGTTCACTGAGCGGCCGGCCGGATTCGGTATTTTCAAGCTGTGACCGACACCCCGCCCGGCGCCCTGCCGATGCCCATCGTGCCTGGTCTGACTGATTTGCGGGTGTTCGCCCGGGGCGGCTACGCGACGATCTACAAGGCCACGCAGATCTCGGTGGGGCGCGAGGTGGCGGTCAAGGTGGAGAACCGCACGCTGGACAGCGAGCGGGACCAGGCGCGGTTCCTCCGGGAGGCGCGCGCGGCGGGGCGGATGTCGTCGCATCCGCACGTGGTCGACCTCTTCGACGTCGGGGTCACGGTCGACCAGCACCCCTACCTGATCATGGAACTCTGCGACGGGTCGTACGCCGAGCGCATGCGCACTTCCCCGCTCGGCCCGCTGGAGGCCCGCGACCTCGGGGTGAAGATCGCCGACGCCATCGCCCACTCCCACGCGGCCGGCGTGCTGCACCGCGACGTCAAGCCGGCGAACATCCTCTACTCGCACTTCAACCCGGCGGTGCTGGCCGACTTCGGGCTCGCCGTCGTCGCCGAGATGCGCGACGCCTCGGTCGCCCTGGAGGTGCTCACCCCGGCGTACGCGCCACCGGAGATGTTCAACCACAGCCCGCCCTCGCCGGCCGTCGACGTGTACGCGCTCTGCGCCACCCTCTACGCGGTGATGCACGGCCGGCCGCCCCGCTGGCGCTCCGAGCGCAACCCGAGCCTGGTCACCGTGCTGGAGATGTTCCACCAGCCGGTCCCCGGCCTGCCCGGTGTGCCGGAGGACCTGGTCGACATCCTCCGCGCCGGCATGTCGAACGATCCGGGGGCGCGGCCGTCCGCGGCCGAGCTGAAGGCCCTGCTGGCCGACCTGCCGCTCAGCGGCGCGGTGCCCGGTCACGGCAGTTCCCCGGTCCACGGTGGAGGCACGTCGTCCGGGCCGTACGCCCTCGGCCGGTCCGCCCGGCCCGCGCCCCGCCCGCCGGTGGAGGACCCGCACCCGACCGTGCCGACCGACGGGCGGCGCCGACGCCGCTGGTTTCTCGGCGGCGCCGGTGTGGTCGCGCTCGCCGCCGCGGCCGGTGCCGGTGCCTGGCTGGCCGCCGGGGCGACCGCGCCGCTGCCGCCGCCGACCACCGACGTCGCGTCCCACCTGCGGCCGGCCTGTGCGCAGGTGGCCGAGCTGCCCGCCGGGGCGCGGTGCGGCGACGAGTTGGAGTGCTTCGGGCCGATGGAGGTGCGTGGTGCGCGGGCCCGGGCGGCGCGGGTGCCGTGTGCCGGCGAGCACACGTGGGAGAGCTACGTCGAGGGCGTGCTGCCCGACACGCTGCTCGGTGCCGGCTACGACGAGGTCAGCAGCGACCCCGCCGTACGGCGTGTCTGCAACGCGACGACCTTCCGGTTGACCAGCGGCATGACGTACACCGACGGGTGGAACCTGGAGGTGCTCCCGCCGGACGCCGCCGACCGGACCTACCGCTGCCTGGCCGGGCGCGGCCTGGACGCGCTCGCGTCACCGACCTTCGTCAGCTGACGGCCCCCGGTAGCGGTCGCGCATCGCGCGCACCGCCTCCCGGTTGCCGAGGGTTTCCAGCGTGTCGGCGTCGACGGCGTGCAGGGCGTCGGCCGTCGGGGGCGACACGGGGATGGCGGGCGGCTCACGGCCGTCCCGGGCGGCCGCCACGGCCACGCCGCAGACCGCCGTCGACAGGACGCAGAGCAGCGCCAGGACGACCGCGAGGAGATCCTGGCGGCGCAGCGCGAGCAGCGTCACGAGCAGAGCGACCGCCGCCACTCCTGCGACGAGCGCCACCAGCCGTGCGTCGGGCCTGCGTTCCGTCACCCGTCCAGCATGTCGGCCGGGAGCCTGCTGTCAACCACCCGTCCGGAGTGGAAGCGCCCATCAGGGACGGGGTCTGCCGGTACCGGAGTGTGGGTGGCATCGACACGGGGCGTGGCTCCCACCCATCCTTGTAACATTCGCGACAGTGGACAAAGGACATCGACACGTGCCGTCCCGGCGTCGGGTCGGAGCGTTCCCGAACAGCGGTTACGCCGGCAATTCGCCAACTGTCGAGAATGAATCGATCCGCTGTGAGATGGGTCACCGGAATCCCGGGCTGTGCGGTAGTCGTTGATCTCGCTACGGTTCCCCTGCCGAACGCGGCGCAGCAATTACGGGGGCGACAGACGTGGACTCATGCCTATCCGCAACGAGCAATGCGTTTATTCTTCTCCTCCGTTCCGCGGCCGGTAAACCATGTCCGTTCAGGAGAGGGAAGACATGTCAGGGAAGAATGGTCGGCGGCGGATCATCGCCGTCGTCGCGGCGGGCGCGTTCCTCGTCCCGCCGCTGTCACCGGGCGCCGCGTACGCCGACGAGGGGCGACCGGTCGACGTGACGACCGAGGAGGTGGTCCTCGCCGAGGCGGCCGAGATCGAGGCGGGCACCGTGCCGGGCAACGGCTGGATCTTCGAGGACGAGCCGGCGCGACCCGGGTTCGGCTGCCCCGAGGCGGGGACGCACTACCGGGTCTTCAACCGGAAAGGCATCCACATCCCGGTTGGTATGACCTTCAAGAACGGCCCCGGCGGCACCACCAAGGCGGCGATCCAGACCGGCCTGGAAGCCACCGTCAAGGTGTCGGCCTCCGCGAGCTTCTCCGCCGGAGCGCTGGTGGCCAAGGCTGAGACCACCTTCGGAATCGAAGCGTCTGTGACCTCGAAGATTCAGCACACCTGGGAATACAGCCGCAACATCGACCCGAAGAAGTACGGAAATCTGCGATTCGGGAACTGGGGTTGGCGCATGGGCGCCGAAAAGTACACCGTGGACAGCCGTTGTAAGGTCAAGAACAAGAAGAGCGCGACGGTGACGGCCATGCCCAGCGCTTCCACGTGGGGATACCGCTACTGGGAGACCTCTTCCTAGTTTCATTCAGCGGGTGGTCCCGGCCGATGCCCGAACGGCCGGGACCGCCGCCCATTCCAGGAGTAGTGATGGAGACGAGACAGAGTCACCTCCGGCGGCTCGTGGTCGCCAGCGCCGTGCTCGCCATGGTGGTCATCCCGTCCGCGGGCTGCACCGGAGAGCCGGAGCCTCCGAAACGCGTCGACGCCGACCCGTCCCCCTCCGCGCGACCCTCCGTCCCCACTGCGGACCCAGCGATGGAACGCTACGTGCAGGCGGCCAACGCGGCCAACGCGGAGGTGGAGGGCACGCTGATCGCCGCCGGCGCCCGGCCCACGGTGGTCGATCAGGGTGAAGGCCCAATGACCATGGTGATCCGTGACGAGGGTGCCGAGGAGTGGAAGGCCGGTGACTACCGGCTCGTCGTGAACTGCGCCGGATCGGGCACGCTCTACGCGTACTTCCGGCTGGGGGACCGCTCGGACATCCAGGAGATGCTGCCGTGCGGAACCACCGTCACCACCGGGGCGATCGGGCTGCGGCTCCGGTCCGCCGTCACCGGCTCGGCGGTGTTGATCATCCCGGCGGGCGACGTTCGGGCCGCCGTCTCCTACCAGATCCAGCGGGTGTGACGGGCTGTCCTCAGCTGGACATTGCCGGCCGGCTCGGATGCGGCGGCTGCTCGACGGGGGCGGCTACGATGCGTGTCACCCAGGCTCCGCCGCGTAGCGAGGTCGACCATGCGTGTTCACCGCACAGGATCCCTGATTCGTTCGGTCGCCACCACCGTGGCCGTCGCTCTGACGCTGCTGCTCGCTGCGGCGGCTGGCTGCGACAGCCAGCGGGAGCCGGAGCTGCCCTCGGTGCAGGAGAAGCTCCGCGAGTCGCACATCTGGGGCCAGCCCGTCCTGCGGATCGGGGTGGCGGACGACGAGCCGCTGATGGGCGAGGTCCGCAACGGGGCGCACATCGGCTTCGACGTCGAGATCGCCCGCTACATCGCCGCCTCCCTCGGGTACGAAGGGGAGCAGCGGGTCGAGTTCGTGAACGTGTCCACCGAGGACCGCATCCCCGCCCTCCAGGGCGGCGTCGTCGACTTCGTGGTCTCCAGCTTCTCCATCACCGACGAGCGCAAGAAGCTGGTCAGCTTCGCCGGGCCGTACTTCGTCACCACCCAGGAGGTGCTGGTCCCGACCCGGCACAAGGACGCCATCCGCACCATCGAGGACCTGCGGAACCCGAAGTACAAGATCTGCACGAGCGGCGGCTCCACCACCGAGGCGGAGCTGGAGAAACACCAGGTCCCCACGGTCGTGGTCAAGGACGTCTGGGACTGCGTCGAGGGCATCCGCGCCGGCAAGTACGACGCCGTCAGCTCCGACGAGACGATCCTCGCCGGCTTCCTGGCCCGCCACCCGACCGAGTTCGAGATCGTCGACATGCCGTTCGGTACCAGCGAACTGCTCGGCGTCGGCGTACCGATCGGCGACCCGGCGCTGCGCGACCTGGTCGCGTACTTCCTCGACAAGAGCTACCAGCAGGGGCGCAACGGGCAGACCAGCCCGTGGCAGACCGCGTACAACCGGACGCTCGGGCCGTGGCTGCGCGCCGAGAAGCGGCAACCGCAGCCGCTCGACGTACCGAAGCTGGTCGACTTCGACGACAAGGCGCCACGGCGATGAGCACGGCGGAGGCCGGGGATCCGGGCGGTCCGACGCCGCCCGCCTCGCCTTCACCTGCACCAGCACCGGAGACATCGTCCTCGCCGGTGCCGGTGCCGGTGCCGGCGGCGGCGACCGGTGATCCTGGCGGACCGATCCCGCCTCTGCCGCGGACACCCGCGCCAGCGGCGGAGACATCGTCCGCGCCAGCGCCGGCGGCGTCTCCCGCCCGGGCGCGGCCGGCATCGCTCGTCGCGGGGGTCGAGCCTCCTCCGGTCGAGACCCGCGCGACGCCGGTGGGCGGTTGGGACCAGGTGGAGCGGCGGGCGCGGGCCAGCCAGTCGTTCTGGACGGCCGTGGTCGGCGTGCCGGCGATCTTCTCGGTGCTCCGACTCGGCGTCGAGGCGGGCGGCGAGTTGCAGACCACGCTGCTGCTGGTGGCCAACGTCGGGCCGATCAACCTGCTGGCCGGGTTCCTCACCACGGCAGCGCGCCTGCTCGCCACCGCGCTCGTCGCGGTCTTCGCGCTCGGCGCGGTTCTCGCCGCCAGCACGGAAGGTACCGCGCGTCGACCCCTCTTCGCCCGCTGGGTCGAGGTCACGCCGACCTGGTTCGTGGCGGCGAGCTTCCTGATGGCCCTGGTCACGTGGCCATTGCTGTACCTGCCGCTGCTGGTGCCCGCGGCCTTCGCGGCGTTCCAGGTGCGGCCCGAACGCCTGCACGAGCAACCCGTGGCCCGGGTCCTCGTCATCGCGGCCGTGTTCGGCGGCTACCTCTTCCTGCTGGTGCCGACGCTGCGGGACGCCTGGCGGCAGGAAGAATGGCTGGCGATCGTGCTGCTGGTCGTACCGCCACTGCTGGCGCTCTTCATCGCCGGGCCGCTGCCCGGCGTGGTGATCCGGCCGCTCGCCTCGCTCACCCAGCTCGCCGTGCTGGCCATGCTGGTGTGGGTGGCGCTACCGGTGATCAGTACGCCGGTGCTGCCGCTCACCGTGACCACCGTGGGGGACACCGCCGGGGCCGCTGCTGGGGTTTCCGAGGACATCCGGGGGCACGTGGTGACCACCGATGATGTCAACATGGTGATCCTCCAGGAGCGCGGCGGGGTGCGCTACGTGCCGGTGGGACAGGTACGCGGGCAGGTGCTCTGCCCGTCGGAGGAGGAACTGCCCCGCCACCGGCTGCGGATCCACGACTTCCACGTCGAGGACTCGCTGCTGGAAGGGCTGGGCCGGCGGGTCCGCCCGGTGCACCGGGTGGACGCTGCGTGCCGTTGAGTCCTGCCATTTGTACGTAGATCGTGCGACGGGCGACGGCGTCGCCCTTGGCGTTGAGCTGGTAGCCGTCAAGCCAGACCCAGCCGTCGTACGTGACCCAGTCGAGCACTCGGATCAGGCGGAACCTGATCGGGGTCACGAACTGGACGCTGGCTGCTCGGCCGATGTGGAGCAGGGTGCCGGCGCGCAGGTCGGTCATGGCAGCCAGCCGAGGAAGCGGCGGTGGAGTTGGCCCGCCGGTGCCCAGGCCATGTCCTGGGTGGCTGCCACGAGGCAGGAGCCCAGGTAGAGGGCGAGGGACACGGGGGCGTCCTCGTACTCGGCTTTGAGCTCGTTGCGGCGGGTGCGACAGGGCCAGGGGGCGCCACAGCCGCCGCACGTCCAGATGGGCAGGACCGGGCCGTGTGTTGTCATCGGCTCTCACCCGGCCAGTGCCCTCGGTTGATCGGCACTCGGTGTCTTGCGTGGCAGGGCAGGTTCCTTCCGCATCGGCAGACCCGCTGACACTTCTGCCATGACCACACGGGACGGTGCCGGCGGGCCAGCGTCAGGGCGACCGCGGTCACGTACTGGTCGTAGGTGACGTGCCTGCTCATCCGGCCCTCCTCGCTTGGGGGCATGGCGGCCGGGCCACGCACGGTCATCCGACCACCACACCCAGCGAGCACCGTCTCACGCATCTCGAGCATCCGCAATATGCGGATCCGAAATGTGCGGTCCGCGTGTCTGCGAAAGGAAGTAAGGTCTTCCGCATGGCAAGATGACGACGTGCCTCAACGTCAGAGCCCTACGGTCCGACGTCGACGACTGGCGCTCACGCTTCGACAGCTACGCGAGCGAGCCGGTATTACCTCAGCCGACGCGGCCCGACGGGTGGACCACGATGCGAGCTGGCTCAGCCGGATCGAGACGGCGGAAGTCCGTCCACATCCGAACGATGTGCGGGCGCTCCTGACGTTGTACGGCGTTGAAGGCGACCAGGCCGAGGCTGTCATCGCCGTCGCTCGGCAGGCGAAGCAGCGTGGATGGTGGCAGCGGTACAGCGACGTCCTGCCCGACTGGTTCGCCGCGTACGTGGGGATGGAGTCCGAGGCGTCCGTCATCCGCACATATGAGTGCCAGATGGTGCCCGGCCTGTTGCAGACCGAGGAGTACGCCCGAGCCGCGTTCCAGGGCGCGCCGGTCCCGATGCGTGACGACGAGGTGGAACGGCAGGTCGCGCTACGGATGGAGCGTCAGGCCATCCTCACAAGCGATGACCCGCCGATGCTGCGTGTGGTCATTGACGAGGGAGCAGCCCGCCGAATGGTCGGGGGTCCGGAGGTGCTGCACCGGCAGCTCAACCACCTGGTCGAGCAGTCGGGCCGGAGCAACATTCAGATCCAATTACTCCCCTACTCCGCCGGCGTCGGCTTCGACGGCAGCTTCGTGATCCTGGACTTCCCGCCCATGCCGGACCCGTACCCGGACGCCGCCGAGGAGCGGATGGTGTACGTCGACACGCTGACGGGTGCGCTGTACCTGGACCGGCCGTCCGAGATCGCCGCGTACGCGGCGGCACATGAGCAGCTTCAAGCCCTCGCACTGGCACCCAAGCCAACGCGAGATACGCTTCGTGCGATCGCTGCCGACTTGATCACCTAGGAGGGCACGGCATGGACCTGCCTCGCTCTGCCTGGCGCAAGAGCACCAGGTCCGGCTCAAGCGGCAACTGCGTGGAGGTCGCCAGGCGACCCTGGACCGTCATGGTCCGCGACAGCAAGGATCGGCAAGGGCCGCTGCTGTCCTTCACCCCTGGTGATTGGAGCGGCTTCATGGGGGCCCTCAAGACTGGGCAGTTCGAGGCCTGAGCAGCGGTGTACCGATTCGGCTACCTCCTCACCGCCAGTCCCGCCTGACCCCTCCAACAGGGCCGGATGCCGCTGTTCGGTCACTCTCATATCCACCAGCACCCGGCGGAGTGTCACCCATCGAGTGAAGCCACCGTGTAACGCATTAACCGGAGCCGGACACTGGCTGCCGCGAAACCGGCTGCCGGCGATGTCGCCAATTCCGAGGATGTAGACCAGGTCGTGTGCCTCGGCGGCGTGTCGCAACACCACGGGCACGTCATCGCTGAGGATCCCCCACGTCACTCGTCCCAATCTAGAGGCTGAGCGCGCAACGCCGGTGCGTGCCCGATCCGTGCCCGACACAAGGGTCAGCAAGGGCGAGCACGGGGTTCCAGGCAGCCCTGGTGCGAACGTCAAGCACCTCTCGACCGGTCGCTACGGCGACTCCCCAAGCAGACCAATCCGATTCCCAAGCTGTTTGGCGCACTACCGCCGTGGGCATCGACGGAAACACGCTCATCGCTGCTCTCTCGGCAATCGCAGGCGCAGCCAGTGCCGTAGGTGCCATCGGTGCTTGGCTGGCGGCTAGATCAGCGAAGGACGCCGCGCACTGCGGTCTACTGCGGTGCCTTGGCGGGGCCGGCCGTGCCTTGGGCTGCCAGTTGCTCGCGTTCTTCGGGTGTCATCTCTTCGTAGCGGGCCCAGAACGCTTCAAAGGGTTTGGTCAGCTCGGCGGCGTAGGTGTCGGTTGCGACGGCGTCGCGGAGGCTGATGTCGCCGTTGAGGACTCCTGTGGCCATCTCTCGTAGCACGTCGTTGGGTCCGTTGGCGAGGCGGGTGAGGGCGTCGCGGAGGGCTTGGCTGCGATGGTGGTCGCCGGCGGCGATGTCGTCGAGGTCGCTCATGGCTAGGCGGGTAGTCCGGCGAGGGGGTGGTCGTATCGGCCGCTGTTCGGTAGCGAGGGTAGTGCGACGGCGTCGAGGTTGCTGAGTTCGCGCACGAGCAGGGCGCCGAAGGTGTTGACGACGGCGGAGAGCTTCTGGCAGAGGTTGGTGGCGGCGCCCCAGAGGTGGAGCATATAGGCGACCTCGGCGGCGGCCAGCCCGTAGCCGACGACGGCGCCAGCGCCGGTGGAGGCGGTGGCGGTTCCGGCAGCGATGCTGACGCCGGCGATGATGGCGGAATCGAGCAGGGCTTTGATGGTGCCGCCCAAGGCTTCGCCGGTGGCCCACACGGCGTCGGCCATCTCTCGGTATCCCTGGCTGATGGCGGCCAGGGGGCCGCGCAGGTCGGAGACGGCGTTGGCAGTGGTGGTGAAGTAGCGGAACGCGGATTCGCCGGCAGTGCCCTGCCAGTGGCCGCGGAGGGTGGTGGCCCCGGACTGGACGTTGTATGCCACGTCGTGCAGCGCGCCGCCCATGTTGCCGATGACGGGTGCCATGACGGCGAGGGCCTCCCAGTCACCGAAGACGCGTTTCTGGATCTCGCCGATGGGGTCGAATCCGAACACGATGTTGAAGGCGGTGGCGGCCCACGCCGATGGGCTGAGGTAGTCCATGAACGCCAGCGAGTTCGCGGGGTTGTCCGGCTCGCCGGGCGGCTTCAGGGACCACGTGACGTCGCGCGGGTCGGCGAAGTTGGCCGGGGTGCAGGGATTGGCGGAGATTTCCAGTTCAAGCCGGGTGATGCACCGGTCGGCCGCCGACGGGAGAGTGCGGTCGAGGGACGCGGCAGCGGTCAGGTCGGTGGTGCGGTAGTAGGTGGCAGCGGCGGTGAGTTCTGGGGCGGAGGCTTGCAGTAGGCCGGCCAGGCGTTTGAGCGTGGTGTCGATGACGTTGACAGCATGTTCGTGGCTCGCCTTGGCGACGTTGTACACCTCTCCGCCGGTGCCAGCCTCGGCGTACCGGTGGAAGTAGCCACGGATCTCGCCGACGTCTTCGGCCGCCCGGTCGACCTGCCGCGCGAAGCCTGCCAGCGCCGCAGGTTCCACGACGAGGGTCACTGCGCCGCCTGGGACGCGATGACGGTGCCAGCCAAGCCGACCACGGCGAGCACAACGGCGCCGATGAGCAGGTACCGAGCGAAAGGCTGCCGCCGTACGAGGTAAGTGCTCACGCCGAGCACCCCGCCGACGATGGACACCGACATGGGCACGAGTGCAGCGGGCTCGGCATCGCCGGTCAGGATCAGCCAGCCTGATACCACCCCGAAGAAGATCGCGACGTTCGCGATCGAGGTCCGAAGGTTGCGGAAGGCCGAGTGTTGCAGGACGCCCACCGCTTTTCGGTACTCCTCAACCGCCTGCGTCCGCTCTTCCTCGGACACCGGCCGCCGCTTCAACCTGCCGCCACCCCGCGCCTTGCGACTCATGC
This region includes:
- a CDS encoding helix-turn-helix transcriptional regulator, whose protein sequence is MPQRQSPTVRRRRLALTLRQLRERAGITSADAARRVDHDASWLSRIETAEVRPHPNDVRALLTLYGVEGDQAEAVIAVARQAKQRGWWQRYSDVLPDWFAAYVGMESEASVIRTYECQMVPGLLQTEEYARAAFQGAPVPMRDDEVERQVALRMERQAILTSDDPPMLRVVIDEGAARRMVGGPEVLHRQLNHLVEQSGRSNIQIQLLPYSAGVGFDGSFVILDFPPMPDPYPDAAEERMVYVDTLTGALYLDRPSEIAAYAAAHEQLQALALAPKPTRDTLRAIAADLIT
- a CDS encoding DUF397 domain-containing protein gives rise to the protein MDLPRSAWRKSTRSGSSGNCVEVARRPWTVMVRDSKDRQGPLLSFTPGDWSGFMGALKTGQFEA
- a CDS encoding serine/threonine-protein kinase; its protein translation is MPIVPGLTDLRVFARGGYATIYKATQISVGREVAVKVENRTLDSERDQARFLREARAAGRMSSHPHVVDLFDVGVTVDQHPYLIMELCDGSYAERMRTSPLGPLEARDLGVKIADAIAHSHAAGVLHRDVKPANILYSHFNPAVLADFGLAVVAEMRDASVALEVLTPAYAPPEMFNHSPPSPAVDVYALCATLYAVMHGRPPRWRSERNPSLVTVLEMFHQPVPGLPGVPEDLVDILRAGMSNDPGARPSAAELKALLADLPLSGAVPGHGSSPVHGGGTSSGPYALGRSARPAPRPPVEDPHPTVPTDGRRRRRWFLGGAGVVALAAAAGAGAWLAAGATAPLPPPTTDVASHLRPACAQVAELPAGARCGDELECFGPMEVRGARARAARVPCAGEHTWESYVEGVLPDTLLGAGYDEVSSDPAVRRVCNATTFRLTSGMTYTDGWNLEVLPPDAADRTYRCLAGRGLDALASPTFVS
- a CDS encoding transporter substrate-binding domain-containing protein, with the protein product MAVALTLLLAAAAGCDSQREPELPSVQEKLRESHIWGQPVLRIGVADDEPLMGEVRNGAHIGFDVEIARYIAASLGYEGEQRVEFVNVSTEDRIPALQGGVVDFVVSSFSITDERKKLVSFAGPYFVTTQEVLVPTRHKDAIRTIEDLRNPKYKICTSGGSTTEAELEKHQVPTVVVKDVWDCVEGIRAGKYDAVSSDETILAGFLARHPTEFEIVDMPFGTSELLGVGVPIGDPALRDLVAYFLDKSYQQGRNGQTSPWQTAYNRTLGPWLRAEKRQPQPLDVPKLVDFDDKAPRR